A genomic segment from Ignavibacteriales bacterium encodes:
- the pepF gene encoding oligoendopeptidase F, whose protein sequence is MIKQKQILFYALVILTIVTAIFPQAPQRNDLPDKYKWNLSDMYPTLADWKADIKKVDSEINQFASYKGKLGENSQNLLNALNSYFAMLKTFYKASTYAGNLSNEDVRISENQALQQQLSSVGTKFGETASFFEPEILTIPTEKIEKFFKEKPELQTYSMYIDNIQRLRPHTLTETEEKMLASFGLIAGNQNTVYSIFTNGEKPNPKITLSNGEEVELSPATFTGVRTVENREDRSKIFESFFNSYGDFKNSLGANLVGKVKKDWVFAKNRNYKSSLESSLNGDNLPPSVYTTLIEQVNKSIPTLHRFLDFKKRMLGVDQLHYYDLYTSIVKKVDLKYTVEQGQQAILDALKPMKSEYLSTVKKSFDDRWIDFIPTEGKRSGAYSSGGAYDVHPYILMNWNDDYESVSTLAHELGHTMHSFYSNANQPFPKADYATFVAEIASTINETLLNNYMVANAKTKEEKLFLLGSYLELLRTTIFRQTSFAEFELEIHKRIEEGQPLTGDDLCNIYYDIVKKYYGHDSGHCVVDPYIQYEWSYIPHFMGYTYYVFQYSTSLIYATAFAEKIVNEETPAVENFYKILNGGGSKYAVDLIKDAGIDPLSPEPFELAMKKMNKVMDQIEEILNDK, encoded by the coding sequence ATGATAAAACAAAAACAAATTCTTTTTTACGCTCTTGTTATACTTACAATTGTAACTGCAATATTTCCCCAAGCTCCGCAGCGAAATGATCTTCCCGATAAATATAAATGGAATCTTTCCGATATGTATCCAACTTTAGCAGATTGGAAAGCTGATATTAAAAAAGTTGACTCGGAAATAAATCAATTTGCTTCATACAAAGGAAAACTTGGTGAAAATTCTCAGAATTTACTCAATGCATTAAACTCGTATTTTGCGATGTTGAAAACTTTTTATAAAGCTTCAACCTATGCCGGAAATCTTAGCAACGAAGATGTTAGAATTTCCGAAAATCAGGCTTTGCAGCAACAATTATCAAGTGTTGGAACAAAGTTTGGGGAAACAGCTTCATTTTTTGAACCTGAAATTTTAACCATTCCAACAGAAAAGATTGAAAAGTTTTTTAAAGAAAAACCAGAACTGCAAACATATTCGATGTACATAGATAATATTCAGCGTTTGCGTCCGCACACATTAACCGAAACAGAAGAAAAAATGCTGGCGAGTTTTGGTTTGATAGCGGGAAATCAGAATACGGTATACTCTATCTTTACTAATGGTGAAAAGCCAAATCCCAAAATCACTCTTTCAAATGGAGAAGAAGTAGAGTTAAGCCCAGCTACTTTTACAGGAGTAAGAACGGTTGAGAATCGCGAAGACAGAAGCAAAATTTTTGAGAGTTTTTTTAACAGCTATGGAGATTTTAAAAATAGTCTCGGGGCAAATCTTGTTGGAAAAGTAAAAAAGGATTGGGTTTTTGCTAAAAATAGAAATTATAAATCCTCGTTGGAATCATCTTTAAATGGCGATAATCTTCCACCAAGTGTTTATACTACATTAATTGAACAGGTAAATAAAAGCATTCCAACGCTTCATCGTTTTTTAGATTTTAAAAAACGTATGCTCGGCGTTGATCAACTGCATTATTATGATCTTTACACTTCGATTGTTAAAAAAGTTGATTTGAAGTATACAGTTGAGCAGGGACAACAAGCAATTCTTGATGCTCTTAAACCTATGAAATCAGAATATCTATCAACAGTAAAAAAATCCTTTGATGACCGATGGATTGATTTTATACCAACAGAAGGGAAACGGAGCGGGGCATACTCATCCGGCGGGGCGTACGATGTACATCCATACATTTTAATGAACTGGAATGATGATTACGAATCAGTTTCTACTCTTGCACACGAACTTGGACACACAATGCATAGTTTTTATTCAAATGCCAACCAACCTTTTCCCAAAGCAGATTATGCCACTTTTGTTGCTGAAATTGCTTCAACAATAAATGAAACATTACTTAACAATTACATGGTTGCAAACGCAAAAACCAAAGAAGAAAAACTTTTCTTACTTGGTAGTTATCTTGAGCTTTTGCGCACAACTATTTTTCGTCAGACGTCTTTTGCAGAGTTCGAACTTGAAATTCACAAACGAATTGAAGAAGGACAGCCATTAACAGGCGATGATCTTTGCAATATCTATTACGATATAGTTAAAAAATATTATGGACACGATTCCGGACATTGTGTGGTTGATCCATATATTCAATACGAGTGGTCTTACATTCCTCATTTTATGGGATACACTTATTATGTTTTCCAATATTCAACTTCTCTTATATATGCAACAGCTTTTGCAGAAAAGATTGTAAATGAAGAAACCCCAGCTGTTGAAAATTTCTATAAAATATTGAATGGCGGCGGTTCAAAGTATGCTGTTGATCTAATTAAAGACGCTGGGATTGATCCGTTATCCCCGGAACCATTTGAACTGGCAATGAAAAAGATGAATAAAGTTATGGATCAAATTGAAGAGATATTGAACGACAAATAA
- a CDS encoding dodecin domain-containing protein has product MSHINDGAVKVIEIIGISSKSFDDAINQALSKASKSVKGITGLEVTKHIASVEDGKIKQYKVNLKLAFPVM; this is encoded by the coding sequence ATGAGTCATATTAATGATGGTGCAGTTAAAGTGATTGAGATTATAGGTATCTCATCAAAAAGTTTTGATGATGCTATAAATCAGGCATTGTCAAAGGCATCAAAATCGGTTAAAGGAATCACCGGCTTAGAAGTAACAAAACACATAGCAAGTGTGGAAGATGGAAAGATTAAACAATACAAGGTTAATCTTAAACTTGCATTTCCTGTGATGTAG
- a CDS encoding STAS domain-containing protein: protein MLHGTPAAYQGIQMDFEDFTKEVVGNVLIEKVNFSRATFKEAQEFKDRLVYDILMNNEKIIIDLSSCEYIDSTFLGALVVILKKMAERSGEIKYVIPQPSALYLFKITGLYGVLNLYRNRQEALDSFA, encoded by the coding sequence ATGTTGCACGGAACACCAGCTGCGTATCAAGGAATACAAATGGATTTTGAAGATTTTACAAAAGAGGTTGTTGGAAATGTACTAATTGAAAAGGTTAATTTTTCGAGAGCCACATTTAAAGAAGCACAGGAATTTAAGGATAGACTTGTTTACGATATTTTAATGAACAATGAAAAGATTATAATTGATCTTAGTAGTTGTGAGTATATCGATTCCACTTTTCTTGGTGCCTTGGTTGTAATTCTTAAAAAAATGGCTGAACGCAGCGGTGAAATTAAGTATGTTATACCACAGCCATCGGCATTATATCTTTTTAAAATAACAGGTTTATACGGGGTACTTAATTTGTACCGAAACAGGCAAGAAGCATTAGATAGTTTTGCTTAG
- a CDS encoding c-type cytochrome — MTKSELIERGKFLVAVGGCTDCHTTKIFGPQGPQPDTTRFLAGYPAENPLPQVDMNLVQPGKWVLFTQDITGTVGPWGASFAANLTPDNETGIGTWQLEMFVNAMRTGKHLGAGRPILPPMPWENIGRLSDEDLKAIFNYLKSLKPVNNKVPNPLSPDQLSALK; from the coding sequence ATGACGAAATCAGAATTAATTGAGCGCGGTAAGTTTTTAGTTGCTGTTGGTGGATGTACTGATTGTCATACTACCAAGATATTTGGTCCGCAAGGCCCCCAACCAGATACAACAAGATTTTTGGCAGGTTATCCTGCAGAAAATCCCTTACCGCAAGTAGATATGAATTTGGTTCAACCGGGTAAATGGGTCTTATTTACACAAGATATAACAGGAACAGTTGGCCCTTGGGGCGCATCTTTTGCCGCGAATCTAACTCCTGATAATGAAACTGGAATAGGAACCTGGCAATTAGAAATGTTTGTAAATGCTATGAGGACAGGAAAACATCTTGGTGCAGGTAGACCAATTTTGCCCCCAATGCCCTGGGAAAACATCGGGAGACTGTCAGATGAGGATCTTAAAGCAATATTTAATTATCTCAAATCGCTTAAACCTGTTAATAATAAAGTCCCAAATCCGTTAAGCCCAGATCAATTGTCTGCTTTAAAATGA
- a CDS encoding SemiSWEET transporter, producing the protein MESYLGYLAAFCTTVAFIPQAVKVYKTKHTKDISLGMFSLLNFGFVFWLIYGIMLDSYPIILANAVTIIFAVYILIIKLRLDVFQSTKNIRDSF; encoded by the coding sequence ATGGAATCATATTTAGGTTATTTAGCAGCTTTTTGCACAACTGTAGCTTTCATTCCGCAAGCAGTTAAGGTTTACAAGACAAAACACACAAAAGATATTTCGCTTGGAATGTTTTCATTATTGAATTTTGGTTTTGTTTTTTGGCTGATATACGGAATTATGCTGGATTCCTACCCCATAATTTTAGCTAACGCAGTTACTATAATTTTTGCAGTTTATATTTTAATCATAAAATTAAGGTTGGATGTATTTCAATCTACAAAAAATATTCGAGATAGTTTTTGA
- a CDS encoding peptidase: protein MKNLIAMFFIAVIVFSCTEKQNQNPQNDKEEVAMLKEKIAKFVLVEINYDESLLNDREKMVLEKLYRASKIIDEIFLEQVYSKNYQIKSELQSEINNNSFPDRVPKTALQLELFNIMAGPFDRLEDDKPFIGTDKKPLGANFYPEDMTKEEFEKFVKDNPKLEKSFTSEFTVIRRDNGKLVAIPYSEFYKDKLTAASNLLKEAAEYSDNPSLKKYLLSRADAFLSNDYYQSDMDWMDLKDNKIEVVIGPFEVYEDGMFNYKASFESFVTIKDPVESKKLEVFAKYLTDIEKNLPLDDKHKNYTRGSESPIVVANEVFTAGDTKAGVQTLAFNLPNDERVRQAKGSKKVMLKNVHEAKFEKLLKPIAEIVLEPEQLKYVTFDAFFNHTLMHEMSHGVGPGFIKVNGKDTEVKKELKETYSTMEECKADILGLYNNIFMIEKGVYPKEMENEVWVTFLAGAFRSMRFGIGEAHGGGNAIIYNYLLEKDGFVFDESTKKVRVDFEKIYPVLKELANVVLTIQAEGNYNGAKDLIAKYAVNSSTIDLFRKKLESLPVDIKPVFEIETQFK from the coding sequence ATGAAAAATTTAATAGCAATGTTTTTTATTGCAGTAATAGTTTTTAGCTGCACAGAAAAACAAAATCAAAATCCGCAAAACGATAAAGAGGAAGTGGCAATGCTTAAAGAAAAAATTGCAAAGTTTGTTCTGGTTGAAATCAATTATGACGAATCACTCTTAAATGATAGAGAAAAAATGGTTCTGGAAAAACTTTATCGCGCTTCAAAAATAATAGATGAGATTTTTTTAGAACAAGTCTATTCAAAAAATTATCAGATAAAATCTGAATTGCAATCTGAAATAAATAATAATTCTTTTCCGGATAGAGTTCCAAAAACGGCTTTGCAACTGGAGCTATTTAATATAATGGCAGGTCCATTTGATAGGCTTGAAGACGATAAGCCGTTTATCGGCACAGATAAGAAACCGCTTGGTGCAAATTTCTATCCCGAAGATATGACCAAAGAGGAATTTGAAAAATTTGTAAAAGATAATCCGAAACTTGAGAAAAGTTTTACAAGCGAGTTTACGGTTATTAGACGAGATAATGGAAAACTGGTTGCAATTCCTTACAGCGAATTTTATAAAGACAAATTAACCGCAGCATCAAATCTATTAAAGGAGGCTGCTGAGTATTCTGATAACCCGTCTTTAAAAAAATATTTGCTTTCGCGCGCAGATGCATTTTTAAGTAATGATTATTACCAAAGCGATATGGACTGGATGGATTTAAAAGACAATAAAATTGAAGTTGTAATAGGTCCATTTGAAGTTTATGAAGATGGAATGTTTAATTATAAAGCATCGTTTGAAAGTTTTGTTACAATTAAAGATCCTGTTGAAAGTAAAAAGTTAGAAGTGTTTGCAAAATATTTAACTGACATAGAAAAAAATCTTCCGCTGGATGATAAACATAAAAACTATACACGTGGCTCTGAATCACCGATCGTAGTTGCAAATGAAGTGTTTACTGCCGGCGATACAAAAGCGGGAGTTCAAACACTTGCATTTAATCTTCCAAATGATGAAAGAGTTAGACAGGCAAAGGGTTCAAAGAAAGTAATGTTAAAGAATGTTCATGAAGCAAAGTTTGAAAAACTATTAAAACCAATTGCGGAAATTGTTCTTGAACCTGAGCAATTAAAGTATGTCACGTTTGATGCTTTCTTCAATCATACGTTGATGCATGAAATGTCTCACGGTGTTGGTCCCGGGTTTATTAAAGTAAACGGAAAAGACACCGAAGTAAAAAAAGAATTGAAAGAAACATATTCCACAATGGAAGAATGTAAAGCAGATATTCTTGGTTTATACAACAATATTTTTATGATAGAAAAAGGTGTATATCCAAAAGAAATGGAAAATGAAGTTTGGGTAACTTTTCTTGCAGGTGCTTTTCGTAGTATGCGATTTGGAATTGGCGAAGCTCACGGCGGCGGCAATGCAATTATATATAATTACCTATTAGAAAAAGACGGATTTGTTTTTGATGAAAGCACAAAAAAAGTTCGTGTTGATTTTGAAAAAATTTACCCCGTACTTAAAGAACTTGCAAATGTTGTTTTAACAATCCAGGCTGAAGGAAATTATAACGGCGCAAAAGATTTAATAGCTAAATATGCAGTTAATTCTTCAACAATAGATTTGTTTAGAAAAAAACTTGAAAGTTTGCCAGTTGATATAAAGCCTGTTTTTGAGATTGAAACACAGTTTAAGTAA
- a CDS encoding thioredoxin family protein, whose amino-acid sequence MDILSIVSYSEFQTQISKHNAVCFYLSTPECNVCKVLKPKVLEMIKIDFPKINFCYVDLNEAKEISGQLSVFSVPTILVYFEGKETIRISRNVHLQELWEQISRYYKMMF is encoded by the coding sequence ATGGATATTCTATCAATTGTATCTTATTCCGAGTTTCAAACTCAGATAAGTAAACACAATGCAGTTTGCTTTTACTTAAGCACTCCGGAATGTAATGTGTGCAAAGTATTAAAACCAAAAGTTTTAGAAATGATTAAAATTGATTTTCCCAAAATCAATTTTTGTTATGTTGATTTAAACGAAGCAAAAGAAATATCCGGACAGCTTTCCGTCTTCTCTGTTCCAACGATACTTGTTTATTTTGAAGGTAAAGAAACAATTCGCATATCGCGCAATGTACATCTTCAAGAATTGTGGGAACAGATTAGCAGATATTATAAAATGATGTTCTAA
- a CDS encoding DUF2202 domain-containing protein, whose protein sequence is MKQTILSLPTEDLSEGEISGLLLMREEEKLARDVYITLYSKYGIKVFTNISRSEQTHTDAVKLLLDKYALTDPVQSDVVGVFTNQDLQSLYNQLIETGNITDVEALKVGAAIEEIDILDLLEQLNVVVDNQDLAYVYNNLNDGSENHLKAFVKNLSMRGVTYSPVYLDIETYNSIINN, encoded by the coding sequence ATAAAGCAAACCATACTAAGCCTTCCTACAGAAGATTTATCCGAAGGAGAAATTTCTGGTTTATTGTTGATGAGAGAAGAAGAAAAATTAGCTCGCGATGTTTATATAACTCTGTACTCAAAATATGGCATTAAGGTTTTTACAAACATTAGCAGAAGCGAACAAACACATACTGATGCAGTAAAATTATTACTTGATAAATATGCACTCACTGATCCTGTGCAATCAGATGTTGTGGGTGTATTTACAAACCAGGACTTACAGTCTCTTTATAACCAGCTTATTGAAACCGGAAATATAACTGATGTTGAAGCATTAAAAGTTGGCGCTGCCATTGAAGAAATTGATATACTTGATTTGCTTGAACAACTTAATGTAGTTGTTGACAATCAAGATTTAGCATATGTTTATAATAACCTGAATGATGGATCAGAAAATCACTTAAAAGCATTTGTAAAAAATCTATCGATGCGAGGAGTTACGTATTCACCAGTTTATTTAGATATTGAAACTTATAACTCGATTATCAATAACTAA
- a CDS encoding nitroreductase family protein, with protein sequence MEVQEALLNRRSIRKYKDQKISNENIDKILKTAMYAPSAMNLQPWQFIVIDEKDVLIETINSIHYAEMLRQSAAAILVCGDVGIEKNESWLLQNCSASIQNILLAAHGLGIGSCWIAIHGMDDVYKKIKGQFKLPENIVPVSLISLGYPDETVTAEERFKKEKIHYNKW encoded by the coding sequence ATGGAAGTTCAAGAAGCATTGCTTAATAGAAGAAGCATACGAAAATACAAAGACCAAAAAATCAGTAATGAGAATATTGATAAAATTCTTAAAACGGCAATGTACGCTCCAAGCGCAATGAATTTACAGCCATGGCAATTTATTGTAATAGATGAAAAAGATGTTTTGATAGAAACTATTAATTCAATCCACTATGCTGAGATGTTGAGACAATCTGCTGCTGCAATACTTGTTTGCGGAGATGTAGGTATAGAAAAAAATGAAAGCTGGCTATTACAAAATTGTTCCGCGTCAATACAAAATATTTTGCTTGCAGCTCACGGATTAGGAATCGGTTCCTGTTGGATTGCAATACATGGAATGGATGATGTTTATAAAAAGATTAAAGGACAATTTAAATTACCAGAAAACATTGTTCCGGTTTCATTGATTTCGCTCGGATATCCTGATGAAACAGTAACAGCTGAGGAACGATTTAAAAAAGAAAAAATACATTACAATAAATGGTAA
- a CDS encoding peptidylprolyl isomerase: protein MAIEQNKVVTMNFTLTDDHGNVLDSTDNGGPFSYISGTNMVLPKLEEALNGMLIGSKKNLKLEAKDGYGNYNDDAVQVVGKENFPEDFVLEVGMEYMASNPDGVQMPFVISNVDGEEITVDFNHPLAGKNLNFDIELLNVRDATVEELSHGHVHGVGGHHH, encoded by the coding sequence ATGGCGATTGAACAAAACAAAGTTGTTACGATGAATTTTACACTAACCGATGATCACGGAAATGTTCTAGATTCCACTGATAACGGCGGACCATTTTCATATATTTCTGGGACAAATATGGTTTTACCAAAACTGGAAGAAGCTTTAAATGGAATGCTGATCGGATCAAAGAAAAACCTAAAATTAGAGGCTAAAGATGGTTACGGAAACTATAATGATGATGCCGTTCAGGTTGTGGGAAAAGAAAATTTTCCTGAAGACTTTGTTTTAGAAGTAGGAATGGAATATATGGCAAGCAATCCCGATGGCGTTCAGATGCCGTTTGTTATTTCTAATGTTGATGGTGAAGAAATAACTGTTGATTTTAATCATCCTCTTGCTGGAAAAAATTTAAATTTTGATATTGAATTGCTGAATGTTCGAGATGCAACTGTTGAAGAACTCTCTCATGGGCACGTTCATGGTGTTGGCGGACACCATCATTAA
- a CDS encoding L-serine ammonia-lyase encodes MESIKEIFRIGNGPSSSHTMGPKKAAEIFNKQNPEAISFAVTLFGSLAATGKGHQTDVALVDVFNPKLVFIDWKPETFLPKHPNGITFKALDSLENILGEWTVYSVGGGKITDFEQDENENNVYEISTMKDLISWSKKSGRSFWEYVELTESNEIYVYLRDVWTVMQDSIKRGIDTEGILPGGLGLARKASSYFVKAKNFSGSLKGKTLIFSYALAVTEENAAGGKIVTAPTCGSSGVVPAVLKYLQESFSFSDNKILRALATAGLVGNIVKENASISGAKVGCQGEIGTACAMASAAATQLLGGTPFQIEYAAEMGIEHHLGLTCDPINGLVQVPCIERNAFAAERALNTSTFALLSDGRHLVSFDKIVKTMNQTGHDLPSIYKETSEGGMALLDI; translated from the coding sequence ATGGAATCAATAAAAGAAATTTTCAGAATAGGGAACGGACCTTCAAGCAGCCATACAATGGGACCCAAAAAAGCTGCTGAAATTTTTAATAAACAAAATCCTGAGGCAATTTCATTTGCGGTTACGCTGTTTGGAAGTCTTGCTGCAACTGGAAAGGGTCATCAAACGGATGTTGCTTTGGTTGATGTGTTTAATCCAAAATTAGTTTTTATTGATTGGAAACCTGAAACATTTCTTCCAAAACATCCGAATGGAATAACTTTTAAAGCTTTAGATTCGCTCGAAAATATTTTAGGAGAATGGACTGTTTACAGCGTCGGAGGAGGAAAGATTACCGATTTTGAGCAAGATGAAAATGAAAATAATGTTTATGAAATTTCAACAATGAAAGATTTAATCAGCTGGTCCAAAAAATCCGGTAGAAGTTTTTGGGAATATGTTGAACTGACAGAAAGCAATGAAATATATGTTTACTTAAGAGATGTTTGGACTGTAATGCAGGATTCTATTAAAAGGGGAATTGATACAGAGGGAATTTTACCAGGCGGATTGGGCTTGGCAAGAAAAGCTTCTTCATATTTTGTAAAAGCAAAAAATTTTAGTGGGTCGTTAAAAGGAAAAACACTAATATTCTCTTACGCTCTTGCCGTTACGGAAGAAAATGCAGCCGGTGGAAAAATTGTTACCGCGCCTACTTGCGGCTCAAGCGGAGTTGTACCTGCTGTTTTAAAATATTTGCAGGAAAGCTTTTCTTTTTCTGATAACAAAATTTTACGTGCTCTTGCCACTGCCGGATTAGTTGGAAATATCGTTAAAGAAAATGCTTCAATATCCGGAGCTAAAGTTGGATGCCAGGGAGAAATTGGAACAGCGTGCGCGATGGCTTCTGCCGCAGCAACTCAATTACTTGGCGGAACTCCTTTTCAAATAGAATATGCCGCAGAAATGGGAATCGAACATCACCTTGGTTTAACTTGTGATCCTATTAATGGGTTAGTGCAGGTTCCGTGTATTGAGCGAAATGCTTTTGCTGCCGAACGAGCTTTGAACACTTCAACATTTGCTCTTTTGTCAGATGGAAGACATCTTGTTTCGTTTGATAAAATTGTGAAAACGATGAATCAAACAGGGCACGATTTACCAAGCATCTACAAGGAAACTTCCGAAGGAGGAATGGCTTTGCTTGATATTTAG
- a CDS encoding LysM peptidoglycan-binding domain-containing protein, with translation MSIQVKYSPVLALAQELKVQNLNVSEEAGKLKVAGTTNTAYEKNQIWDKIKEVGGEGQSEVSADLKVLNTDFYHIHTVESGENLSKISKHYFKDANKYMNIFNANKDQLTNPDMIKVGQKLKIPNP, from the coding sequence ATGTCAATACAAGTTAAATATAGTCCGGTTTTGGCTTTGGCTCAGGAGCTTAAAGTGCAAAACTTAAATGTTAGTGAAGAGGCCGGTAAATTGAAAGTGGCTGGAACCACTAATACAGCTTATGAAAAAAATCAAATATGGGATAAGATAAAAGAAGTAGGCGGCGAAGGACAATCGGAAGTTAGCGCAGATCTTAAAGTGTTAAATACAGATTTTTATCACATTCATACTGTTGAAAGCGGTGAAAATCTAAGCAAAATCTCTAAGCATTATTTCAAAGATGCTAACAAATACATGAATATATTTAATGCAAATAAAGATCAACTTACAAATCCTGATATGATTAAAGTTGGACAAAAATTAAAAATTCCAAATCCATAA
- a CDS encoding lytic transglycosylase domain-containing protein, with the protein MNILLRLKETINKKTNTYYFLTGILTAIGLLFIATNLFFTHNSNQIVDENEIGKFPQEYKIISPKIPDNITIFGEGVPLENFEVYERVDREILVNTYWHSATILAIKRANRWFPIIEPILKQNNIPDDFKYLAVVESNLENVVSPAGATGFWQFIKSASKQYGLEVNDEVDERYDVEKSTFAACKYLNTAYQMFGNWTMTASSYNAGISGIDKWSGLQKTTNYWNLVLGSETSRYVSRIIAMKLIMENPALYGYDINESDLYAPLKYKEVELNTAVTNFADYAASRGINYKTLKLYNPWLRDTELKNRSSVVYKIKVPEEGSINLIKE; encoded by the coding sequence ATGAACATTTTATTACGACTAAAAGAAACTATTAACAAAAAGACAAATACCTATTACTTTTTAACTGGAATATTAACTGCCATAGGATTGTTATTTATTGCAACTAACCTATTCTTTACACATAATTCAAATCAAATAGTTGATGAAAATGAAATAGGCAAGTTTCCTCAAGAATACAAAATCATTTCGCCCAAAATCCCTGACAACATTACAATTTTTGGAGAAGGCGTTCCATTAGAAAATTTTGAAGTTTATGAAAGAGTTGACCGCGAAATTTTGGTAAACACTTATTGGCATTCGGCTACAATACTGGCAATTAAAAGAGCCAACAGATGGTTCCCAATTATAGAACCAATCTTAAAGCAAAACAATATTCCTGATGATTTTAAATATCTAGCAGTCGTAGAAAGCAATTTAGAAAACGTTGTTTCCCCTGCGGGAGCAACCGGCTTCTGGCAGTTTATCAAATCTGCATCAAAGCAGTATGGATTAGAAGTAAATGATGAAGTTGATGAAAGATATGATGTTGAAAAATCCACATTTGCTGCTTGTAAATATTTAAATACTGCTTATCAAATGTTTGGCAACTGGACTATGACCGCTTCTTCTTACAACGCGGGTATCAGTGGAATTGATAAATGGAGCGGTTTACAAAAAACTACCAACTACTGGAATTTGGTACTTGGTTCAGAAACCTCTCGTTATGTTTCAAGAATAATTGCAATGAAGTTGATTATGGAAAATCCTGCTCTTTACGGTTATGATATAAATGAATCTGATTTGTATGCGCCACTTAAATATAAAGAAGTTGAGTTAAATACAGCTGTTACAAATTTTGCAGATTATGCTGCGTCGCGTGGAATAAATTACAAAACTCTAAAACTTTATAATCCCTGGTTGCGCGATACAGAATTAAAAAATAGAAGTAGTGTGGTGTATAAAATTAAGGTTCCGGAAGAAGGAAGTATAAATTTGATTAAAGAATAA
- a CDS encoding prolyl oligopeptidase family serine peptidase — MRKLIYTILYFTTLLLSVNAQDVEDTLMIYGRDRYYKTHLPLGFNYQKQYPVVFVFHGGLGNPDLIAQQTKFSKKADEEEFIVVYPYGTGSFDKKLLTWNTWNCCGYADKKDINDVDFISAVLKEIKFKYNIDQKRIYATGHSNGAMMCYLIACELSEQFAAVAPVAGCMFDTTMCKNNSEVSFIIFNSADDEHIPYNGGVGEKSLVDVEKLPIETTVNMWINRYKCFLMNKSESSAFEKTNYKNNNGTEIVLYKMFSGGHSWPGGEKIRRFADNPVKSVFATDLIWEFFKNNPKH, encoded by the coding sequence TTGAGAAAACTTATTTACACAATATTATATTTTACAACACTTTTGCTTTCTGTTAATGCACAAGACGTTGAAGATACTTTAATGATCTATGGGCGCGATAGATATTATAAAACTCATCTTCCACTTGGATTTAATTATCAAAAGCAATATCCAGTAGTTTTTGTTTTTCATGGTGGATTGGGCAATCCGGATTTGATAGCGCAGCAAACAAAATTTTCTAAAAAAGCAGATGAAGAAGAATTTATTGTTGTTTATCCATACGGAACAGGCTCGTTTGATAAAAAGCTTTTAACATGGAATACCTGGAATTGCTGCGGCTATGCAGATAAAAAAGATATTAATGATGTCGATTTTATTTCAGCAGTTTTAAAAGAAATAAAATTTAAATACAACATAGATCAAAAAAGAATTTATGCAACAGGGCATTCAAACGGCGCAATGATGTGCTATTTGATTGCGTGTGAACTATCCGAACAATTTGCAGCAGTTGCACCTGTTGCGGGATGTATGTTTGATACAACTATGTGCAAAAATAATAGCGAAGTTTCATTTATCATTTTTAACAGTGCAGATGATGAACACATTCCTTACAATGGCGGAGTTGGGGAAAAATCTTTAGTTGATGTTGAAAAACTTCCGATTGAAACAACTGTTAATATGTGGATAAACAGGTACAAATGTTTTTTGATGAACAAATCAGAAAGCTCTGCATTCGAAAAAACCAATTATAAAAACAACAACGGAACGGAAATTGTTTTGTACAAAATGTTTAGCGGAGGTCATTCCTGGCCCGGTGGAGAAAAGATAAGAAGGTTTGCAGATAATCCGGTTAAAAGTGTTTTTGCTACAGATTTGATTTGGGAATTTTTTAAGAACAATCCCAAACACTAA